One region of Limnospira fusiformis SAG 85.79 genomic DNA includes:
- a CDS encoding polysaccharide deacetylase family protein, which produces MTNINRFLEILIIAKRLSIRSIWLFLLSLLSISVSGASKSPWVRVPIFGFHDIIDSREDLVKFQRPLVSTDYEKRQLYSFLNYLVVNDYWFLSSQDLFVYFIQKSQPIPAEYENRKPVMITFDDGYAGVHDHVLPILKDLEYIYREKVKVVLFVNPAYMGVNMPPYIPHLSCEDLRYGFAKGYYDIQSHGYSHQNLTKLDANNLRIELEWGKSQLRKCTEDLDRNQLVAAHIAYPFGALSTQLERYLRGYHLTGYLYDNRVSRPTQLKNPFRISRIPVNKDTQIHELIKMAEMAKPVKLSISDN; this is translated from the coding sequence ATGACTAATATTAACAGGTTTTTGGAGATATTAATAATTGCTAAAAGGCTATCTATACGGAGTATATGGCTATTCCTGTTAAGTTTATTAAGTATAAGTGTTTCTGGTGCTAGTAAATCTCCATGGGTGAGAGTTCCTATCTTTGGATTTCATGATATTATTGATAGCCGGGAAGACTTAGTTAAATTTCAGCGTCCCCTAGTTAGTACAGATTACGAAAAACGCCAGCTTTATAGTTTTTTGAATTACCTAGTAGTTAATGATTATTGGTTTCTGTCTAGCCAGGATTTATTTGTTTATTTTATCCAAAAGTCTCAACCTATACCGGCTGAGTATGAAAACCGCAAGCCAGTGATGATTACCTTTGATGATGGTTATGCTGGGGTTCATGATCATGTACTGCCAATCTTAAAAGACTTGGAATATATTTATCGTGAAAAAGTGAAGGTGGTTTTATTTGTTAATCCTGCTTATATGGGGGTTAATATGCCTCCCTATATTCCTCATCTAAGTTGTGAGGATTTACGATATGGTTTTGCCAAGGGATATTATGATATTCAGTCTCACGGCTATTCTCATCAAAATCTGACTAAACTAGATGCTAATAATTTACGGATTGAGTTGGAATGGGGGAAATCTCAATTACGGAAATGTACCGAAGATTTAGATCGTAATCAATTAGTGGCTGCTCATATTGCTTATCCTTTTGGTGCGTTATCTACTCAATTAGAAAGATATCTGAGAGGCTATCATTTAACTGGGTATCTTTATGATAATCGAGTCTCCCGACCAACTCAGTTAAAAAATCCGTTCCGAATTTCTCGTATTCCGGTTAATAAAGACACCCAAATTCATGAATTAATTAAGATGGCAGAAATGGCTAAACCTGTGAAATTGTCTATCAGTGATAACTGA
- the ruvA gene encoding Holliday junction branch migration protein RuvA — MIGYLNGTVAGIYKKTGNRVFLWLDVNGVGYELQILPRMQNLDAKIGENLQVFTHLHIRDDLMVLYGFSSMAERDLFRQLVSVSGIGMQLAIALLDTLALPDLVQAIVGGNTGILTKTPGVGKKTAERITLELKTKLSEWRKQAGLPTVSTSNLSAEIQEEVEISLLALGYTTSEVMQALKAITSHPNLSENNSAEDWIKYAISIL; from the coding sequence ATGATTGGTTATTTAAATGGCACTGTAGCTGGTATTTATAAAAAGACGGGAAATAGAGTCTTTTTATGGCTTGATGTTAATGGAGTTGGTTATGAGTTGCAAATTTTACCCAGGATGCAGAATTTAGATGCTAAAATAGGCGAAAATTTACAGGTATTTACTCATCTACATATCCGGGATGATCTGATGGTTTTGTATGGGTTTAGCAGTATGGCGGAACGAGATCTATTTCGTCAATTAGTGAGTGTTAGTGGTATTGGTATGCAATTGGCGATCGCCCTTTTAGATACCCTCGCATTACCGGATTTAGTCCAAGCAATTGTGGGCGGAAATACCGGGATTTTAACTAAAACTCCGGGAGTGGGAAAAAAAACAGCCGAACGGATTACCCTAGAATTAAAAACCAAGTTATCAGAGTGGCGAAAACAAGCAGGACTTCCTACAGTTTCCACATCTAATTTAAGTGCAGAAATCCAAGAGGAAGTAGAAATATCTCTGTTGGCTTTAGGTTATACCACTTCCGAAGTTATGCAAGCCTTAAAAGCTATTACATCTCATCCTAATTTATCAGAAAATAATAGTGCAGAAGATTGGATTAAATATGCGATATCGATTTTATAG
- a CDS encoding glycosyltransferase family 9 protein, with the protein MKILALVPGGIGDQILFFPTLDDLKQAYPHAQISVVTEPRAQTAYRVCKSVSKVIPYDFKGRNSLADWGNLIGIVRDREYDVVISLGQRWTVGLLLWLTGIPNRVGYAGSSGEIFLTDAVPLKTEQYAAQMYHDLLQGLDIITPFSGLQINVPKSDLAWADREQESLGVKESGYILIHGGSSQMAINKGIDKIYPVESWQKIIEDIQQRQPNLPVVLVEGPEDQALITQITQRCPQVKLTQPEDIGKLAAMIAAANLMVCTDSAPMHLAIAVGTYTIALFGPTDPHKLLPPSERAIAVKSPTGKMADISPDEVLKRIWGN; encoded by the coding sequence ATGAAAATACTAGCCCTTGTCCCAGGTGGGATTGGCGACCAAATTCTGTTTTTCCCTACCCTAGACGATTTAAAGCAAGCCTATCCCCATGCCCAAATTTCCGTAGTGACCGAACCTAGGGCCCAAACTGCTTACCGCGTCTGTAAGTCAGTATCCAAAGTTATCCCCTATGATTTTAAAGGGCGCAATAGTCTCGCCGACTGGGGTAATTTGATTGGCATTGTCCGTGACCGAGAATATGATGTAGTGATCTCCCTCGGACAACGATGGACTGTAGGGCTGTTGCTGTGGCTGACGGGAATACCTAACCGCGTCGGTTATGCAGGGAGTAGCGGAGAAATCTTTCTCACCGATGCTGTCCCCCTCAAAACTGAACAGTATGCAGCCCAGATGTACCATGATTTATTGCAGGGCCTAGACATTATCACCCCCTTTAGCGGATTACAGATTAATGTCCCTAAGTCGGACTTGGCTTGGGCTGATAGGGAACAGGAAAGCCTCGGAGTTAAGGAAAGTGGCTATATCCTTATTCATGGCGGGTCTAGTCAGATGGCTATTAATAAGGGCATTGATAAAATTTACCCGGTTGAAAGCTGGCAGAAGATTATTGAGGATATCCAACAGCGACAGCCTAACCTACCTGTGGTTTTGGTCGAAGGACCTGAAGATCAAGCCCTGATTACTCAAATAACCCAGCGTTGTCCTCAAGTTAAGTTGACACAACCAGAGGATATTGGTAAACTCGCGGCGATGATCGCTGCTGCTAATCTTATGGTTTGTACCGATAGCGCCCCCATGCACTTGGCGATCGCCGTTGGTACTTATACCATTGCTTTATTTGGTCCTACTGATCCTCATAAATTACTCCCCCCCAGCGAAAGGGCGATCGCTGTCAAATCTCCCACCGGAAAAATGGCTGATATCTCCCCTGATGAAGTCTTAAAGCGGATTTGGGGAAATTAG
- a CDS encoding FAD-binding oxidoreductase — MTRASDQHNWDDFCAMLGEIETISDRSQVAKLSQDYYHFSPILKPLLQDKTGDIVVLPRSESEVLKVAKLCVDYQIPLTVRGAGTGNYGQCVPLKGGVILDMSKMNNIVWIKPGCACVEPGVKLAALDKKTREIGWELRMFPSTYRTATIGGFIGGGSGGIGSITYGQLRDNGNLHAVRVVTLEAEPRIIELRGDAVQNINHAYGTNGIITQLEIPLAPVYPWVELIVTFNEFMNAAKFGQALSQSDGMIKKLVSICAAPIPSYFIPFREMIPSGEQAALLMVAETSLEPLQELIKNFQGKICYQKSTQETVKGTTIIEFTWNHTTLHARSIDPSLTYLQTLFPADPELKLIQECYDYFGDEVIQHLEFLRTGGNLHPAGLPIVRFTNEARLNEIIQYHEDRGAIIFNPHTYILEDGGMKKVDLQQLNFKRKYDPLGLLNPGKMRGWVDNG, encoded by the coding sequence ATGACACGAGCAAGTGACCAGCACAACTGGGATGATTTTTGTGCCATGTTAGGAGAGATTGAAACGATAAGCGATCGCTCTCAGGTAGCCAAACTATCCCAAGACTACTACCACTTTAGCCCCATCTTAAAACCGCTTTTACAAGACAAAACGGGTGATATTGTAGTGCTTCCCCGTTCGGAATCGGAAGTTTTAAAAGTAGCTAAACTCTGCGTTGACTATCAGATACCCCTAACGGTTAGGGGAGCCGGAACCGGGAACTATGGGCAGTGTGTACCCCTGAAAGGTGGGGTAATTTTAGATATGTCTAAAATGAATAATATAGTCTGGATTAAGCCAGGTTGTGCCTGTGTAGAACCGGGGGTTAAACTAGCAGCATTAGACAAAAAAACTCGCGAAATTGGTTGGGAACTGCGGATGTTTCCCTCTACCTATCGGACAGCGACTATTGGGGGTTTTATTGGTGGTGGTAGTGGTGGTATTGGTTCGATTACTTATGGACAATTACGGGATAATGGCAACCTTCACGCCGTCCGTGTTGTCACCTTAGAAGCGGAACCTCGGATAATTGAACTCAGGGGAGATGCCGTGCAAAATATTAATCATGCCTATGGTACTAATGGCATTATTACCCAATTAGAAATACCTCTAGCACCTGTATATCCATGGGTGGAGTTAATTGTCACCTTTAACGAGTTTATGAATGCTGCGAAATTCGGTCAGGCTTTAAGTCAGTCCGATGGTATGATCAAAAAATTAGTTTCTATTTGCGCCGCCCCAATTCCATCCTATTTTATTCCTTTTCGTGAGATGATCCCATCTGGTGAACAGGCGGCACTGTTAATGGTAGCTGAAACTAGCCTCGAACCTTTACAAGAATTGATTAAAAATTTTCAGGGTAAAATCTGCTATCAAAAATCCACCCAGGAAACCGTAAAGGGTACAACTATCATTGAGTTTACCTGGAATCATACGACTTTACACGCTCGCAGTATAGACCCATCTTTAACCTATTTACAAACCCTATTTCCAGCCGACCCAGAATTAAAATTGATTCAGGAATGTTATGATTATTTTGGGGATGAGGTGATTCAGCATTTGGAGTTTCTGCGTACTGGGGGAAATTTACACCCAGCCGGGTTACCAATTGTCCGATTTACGAATGAAGCTAGGTTAAATGAAATTATCCAATATCATGAAGACCGAGGGGCAATTATTTTTAATCCCCATACCTACATTTTGGAAGATGGGGGAATGAAGAAGGTTGATCTACAACAATTAAACTTTAAACGAAAATATGATCCTCTAGGTTTACTCAATCCTGGTAAAATGAGAGGATGGGTGGATAATGGATAA
- a CDS encoding TIGR03279 family radical SAM protein: MSVSSIRPALITEVLPDSIGADVGFEPGDAIVSINGTRPRDLIDYQFLCADEFLEIEVIDSQGKTHHIELEKDYDESLGLEFETALFDGLIQCNNRCPFCFIDQQPPGKRGSLYLKDDDYRLSFLYGSYLTLTNLPQSEWDRIAQMRISPLYVSVHATEPEVRSLLLKNQRAGQILEQLKWFQKHRLQIHAQVVVCPGINDGVHLEKTLLDLAEFHRGDIPAVASVAVVPVGLTRFRPPEDQLISVSQEKAREVIKQVQNLQDKFKQELGSTCVWLADEWFLIAREELPPESDYEDYPQIGNGVGSIRKFLREFETAFERVKWETGNGVASPRRWTWVVGNAVELAFKPIVARLNGVEGLRVEMVALASDYWGQEITVTGLLTGQDLIAGLQGRDLGDGVLLPSLMLKTGDTRFLDDLTVAEVEATLQTKIVTVNGVDELLAIASNLTH, from the coding sequence ATGAGTGTATCTTCTATCCGTCCGGCGCTAATTACTGAGGTGTTACCGGACTCCATTGGGGCTGATGTGGGTTTTGAACCCGGAGATGCGATCGTGTCCATTAATGGAACTCGTCCCCGCGATTTAATCGATTATCAATTCCTGTGTGCGGATGAGTTTCTGGAAATTGAAGTGATTGACAGTCAGGGAAAAACCCATCATATTGAGCTAGAAAAAGACTATGACGAGAGCCTAGGTTTAGAGTTTGAAACCGCCCTATTTGATGGTTTAATTCAGTGCAATAACCGCTGTCCTTTTTGCTTTATAGACCAGCAACCGCCTGGAAAAAGAGGTTCTCTTTACTTAAAAGATGATGATTATCGCCTGAGTTTTCTCTATGGTTCTTATCTAACCTTAACTAATTTACCTCAATCTGAGTGGGATAGAATTGCTCAGATGAGAATTTCGCCTCTGTATGTTTCCGTCCATGCCACCGAGCCAGAAGTGAGAAGTTTGCTGCTGAAAAATCAGCGAGCAGGTCAGATTTTAGAGCAGTTAAAATGGTTTCAAAAGCACCGTTTACAAATTCATGCTCAAGTGGTGGTTTGTCCGGGGATAAATGATGGTGTTCACCTAGAAAAAACTTTACTAGATTTAGCGGAATTTCACCGGGGAGATATTCCGGCGGTGGCTTCGGTGGCGGTGGTTCCGGTGGGGTTAACTCGTTTTCGACCCCCGGAAGATCAACTGATTTCGGTAAGCCAGGAAAAGGCGAGGGAGGTGATTAAGCAAGTGCAAAACCTCCAGGATAAATTCAAGCAAGAATTGGGGTCAACTTGTGTGTGGTTGGCGGATGAATGGTTTTTAATCGCCCGTGAGGAGTTACCACCAGAGTCTGATTATGAGGACTATCCGCAAATTGGTAATGGGGTGGGGTCTATTCGTAAGTTTTTAAGGGAATTTGAGACGGCTTTTGAGAGGGTGAAATGGGAAACTGGGAATGGTGTGGCTAGTCCTCGGCGCTGGACTTGGGTGGTGGGGAATGCTGTAGAATTGGCGTTTAAGCCTATTGTCGCCCGGTTGAATGGGGTGGAAGGGTTAAGGGTGGAAATGGTGGCTTTGGCTAGTGATTATTGGGGACAGGAAATAACTGTAACGGGGTTGTTGACGGGTCAGGATTTAATCGCGGGACTCCAAGGACGAGATTTGGGTGATGGGGTTTTGCTTCCGTCTTTAATGTTGAAAACTGGGGATACTCGCTTTTTGGATGATTTGACTGTGGCGGAAGTAGAGGCGACTTTGCAGACTAAAATTGTAACTGTAAATGGGGTTGATGAATTGTTGGCGATCGCCTCAAATCTGACACACTGA
- a CDS encoding undecaprenyl-diphosphate phosphatase has translation MDFQSLPVYMADLVTPGMGEIEVESQMTLFQAIILGIVQGLTEFIPISSSAHLKIVPMALGWGDPGVAFTAIIQLGSMAAIFSFFWSDLKKVVLGAIDAIAKSDYQSVDFRMALGIGLGTLPIVFFGLLIKLFIPDYDSSPLRSTVAIAIASIVMASLLAIAEKLGSRKRDFDHLNAKDGVLMGLAQTLALIPGVSRSGSTITAGLFMGLERGTAARFSFLLGIPAITLAGLVELKDFLEAGIDDISTAALVVGLISSTIFSYLSIAWLIRYLQTSSTWLFVWYRLAFGVAILTAVVGGALENI, from the coding sequence ATGGATTTCCAGAGTCTTCCGGTCTATATGGCAGATTTAGTCACGCCAGGAATGGGAGAAATTGAAGTAGAATCGCAGATGACGTTATTCCAGGCGATTATTTTAGGGATAGTCCAGGGACTAACGGAATTTATCCCGATTAGTAGCAGCGCCCATTTAAAAATAGTTCCGATGGCACTAGGATGGGGAGATCCTGGGGTAGCATTTACGGCTATTATTCAATTGGGGAGCATGGCGGCGATTTTCTCGTTTTTCTGGTCTGATCTGAAAAAGGTAGTATTGGGGGCGATAGATGCGATCGCTAAATCGGATTACCAGTCGGTAGATTTTCGTATGGCTTTGGGGATTGGTTTGGGAACTCTACCGATTGTGTTTTTTGGGTTACTGATTAAATTATTTATACCCGATTACGATAGTTCACCTCTGCGGAGTACAGTGGCGATCGCGATCGCTTCGATTGTGATGGCCAGCCTATTGGCGATCGCGGAAAAACTAGGAAGCCGAAAGCGAGACTTTGACCATCTGAATGCTAAGGACGGGGTACTGATGGGTTTGGCGCAAACCTTAGCGCTGATACCGGGTGTATCCCGGTCAGGTTCCACCATAACCGCCGGGTTATTTATGGGACTAGAAAGGGGAACCGCCGCCCGATTTTCGTTTTTATTAGGAATTCCGGCGATTACCCTAGCAGGGTTGGTAGAATTAAAAGACTTCTTAGAGGCTGGAATAGACGACATTAGTACAGCGGCGTTAGTAGTGGGTTTAATTTCGTCAACCATATTTTCCTACCTATCTATCGCCTGGTTAATCCGTTATCTGCAAACCAGTAGTACATGGCTGTTTGTGTGGTATAGACTAGCTTTTGGTGTGGCGATTTTAACGGCAGTGGTAGGCGGCGCTTTGGAGAATATTTAA
- the ispD gene encoding 2-C-methyl-D-erythritol 4-phosphate cytidylyltransferase, protein MYLLIPAAGSGRRMGASCNKLLLKLLDRSLLGWTLASAGASKSIIWIGIIGQTADFPDFKAIVDEVSLNLPIKFIIGGETRQESVYNGLQALPPEADRVLIHDGARCLATPDLFDRCTKALESVSGLIAAIPVKDTIKIVDGNNFIQDTPDRRQLWAAQTPQGFEVPLLRECHEKGRHLGWDVTDDAALFERCGLPVQVVEGEETNLKVTTPVDLQIAEFILRERLAIT, encoded by the coding sequence ATGTATTTACTAATTCCCGCCGCCGGAAGTGGACGGCGTATGGGGGCAAGCTGTAACAAATTGCTACTGAAATTATTGGACAGATCCCTACTTGGTTGGACTCTAGCTAGTGCCGGGGCATCTAAATCGATTATTTGGATTGGTATTATCGGACAAACTGCTGATTTCCCGGATTTTAAGGCGATCGTAGACGAGGTTTCCCTGAATCTACCCATAAAGTTCATTATTGGGGGAGAAACCCGTCAGGAGTCGGTTTATAACGGCTTACAAGCTCTTCCCCCTGAAGCCGACCGGGTTTTAATCCACGACGGCGCGAGATGTTTAGCGACCCCCGATTTATTCGATCGCTGTACGAAGGCTCTGGAATCGGTATCTGGTTTGATTGCCGCTATTCCAGTCAAGGATACCATCAAAATAGTGGATGGTAATAATTTTATCCAGGATACTCCCGATCGCCGTCAATTATGGGCCGCCCAAACTCCCCAAGGTTTTGAAGTTCCACTACTGAGGGAATGTCACGAAAAAGGCCGTCATCTGGGTTGGGACGTTACTGATGATGCGGCGCTGTTTGAACGTTGTGGTCTTCCGGTTCAGGTGGTGGAGGGGGAGGAAACTAATCTGAAAGTTACTACTCCTGTAGATTTACAGATTGCTGAGTTTATCCTGCGGGAAAGGTTGGCAATTACATAA
- the dprA gene encoding DNA-processing protein DprA, whose amino-acid sequence MSEERVYWLAWSKIHGIGPITLQRLQERFGSLATAWQASPMELGSVEGFGRQSLEKVITERSQINPQQLLQNHLIKNPNFWTPADPNYPRLLSEIPSPPPVLYYRGIINPEENQGHVPTIGIVGTRYPTEYGRRWTRKISSTLAHHGFTIVSGMAAGIDTEAHRSCLEAGGRTLAVLGTGVDIAYPKENRPLCEQVLQQGLLISEFPSGTKPNATNFPRRNRIIAGLSLAVFVMEAPQRSGALITARIANEFVRDVYVLPGRLDDEKSHGCLKLIDGGAGVIPVDIEQLLEQLGAIPQLDTPTQLSILEQTQPRPESPNLDPDLAKILNAIASQPTPFDLIVEQSGMDAGNVSSQLLQLELLELVTQLPGMRYQRA is encoded by the coding sequence ATGTCTGAGGAACGGGTTTACTGGCTGGCATGGTCAAAAATTCATGGTATCGGCCCCATCACCCTTCAAAGATTACAGGAAAGGTTCGGAAGTCTGGCCACCGCTTGGCAGGCATCCCCCATGGAATTAGGTTCTGTAGAAGGGTTCGGAAGACAGAGTTTAGAAAAAGTGATCACTGAGCGATCGCAAATTAACCCCCAGCAACTATTGCAAAATCATCTGATTAAAAACCCTAACTTTTGGACTCCCGCCGACCCAAATTATCCTCGGCTTTTATCAGAAATACCCTCCCCACCACCAGTGCTTTATTACCGAGGAATAATCAACCCCGAAGAAAATCAAGGCCATGTCCCCACCATTGGCATTGTAGGAACCCGCTACCCCACAGAATATGGACGACGCTGGACTCGCAAAATTAGCAGCACCCTAGCACATCATGGCTTTACTATTGTATCAGGAATGGCAGCAGGTATCGACACAGAAGCTCATCGCAGTTGTTTAGAAGCAGGAGGACGTACCCTAGCCGTTTTAGGCACGGGAGTTGATATTGCTTATCCCAAAGAAAATCGCCCCCTTTGTGAGCAGGTATTACAACAGGGATTATTAATTAGTGAATTTCCCAGTGGCACTAAACCCAACGCTACCAATTTTCCCCGACGTAACCGCATTATTGCTGGGCTAAGTCTGGCAGTATTTGTCATGGAAGCACCTCAACGTTCAGGAGCCTTAATTACTGCCCGTATTGCCAATGAATTTGTCCGAGATGTTTATGTTTTACCAGGTCGTTTAGATGATGAGAAATCCCACGGTTGTCTAAAGTTAATTGATGGCGGTGCTGGCGTGATTCCCGTGGACATTGAACAACTCCTAGAACAACTTGGCGCTATCCCTCAATTAGACACACCTACCCAGCTTTCTATTCTGGAACAGACCCAACCCCGACCAGAATCTCCTAATTTAGACCCAGATTTAGCTAAAATATTAAATGCGATCGCCTCCCAACCCACACCATTTGATTTAATTGTCGAACAGTCGGGAATGGATGCCGGAAATGTCTCTAGCCAATTATTACAATTAGAATTATTGGAGTTAGTTACCCAGCTTCCCGGAATGCGATATCAGAGAGCATAA
- a CDS encoding MFS transporter yields the protein MSTNRFWSWLPQLSRQVWILAVGRLLSQTGTGFTLFYAPIFFVNQVGLSSTAVGIALGSAQISGVIGRVFGGSCCDSPRFGRRWTLLVSAIISALSSFVLAFTTNFMMLILGNLLLGLGIGLYWPATETIVADLTTGKTRNEAYAITRLGDNIGLQVGIIMGGVVIATTGAYRLLFVLDGLSFLIFFIVIYLAIAETYQSPIISTDTESAASSNSWMVALSDRTLLIYAAVNILFTFYMSQIHSTIPLYLNNFVKAEFSSITISALFAGHTAIAILLLLPMSRILNPLSRPHALIVSAILWGIGFLITGLMGIVKTGTLTLAILGLGILAIATVTYSPAASSLAANLAPDSLRGIYLAINSQCWAIGYLIGPPLGGLALDQTQEIISQFWLGLALSVLIAIAILQHLHKTMKHLNH from the coding sequence TTGAGTACAAATCGCTTTTGGTCTTGGCTACCTCAACTGTCACGACAAGTGTGGATTTTAGCAGTTGGTCGTCTACTGTCCCAAACGGGAACAGGATTTACCCTATTTTACGCGCCAATTTTCTTTGTTAATCAGGTAGGTTTATCCTCAACCGCCGTAGGAATAGCGCTAGGAAGCGCCCAAATTTCCGGGGTAATTGGGAGAGTCTTCGGGGGGTCTTGTTGTGACTCTCCTCGCTTCGGTCGGCGCTGGACATTATTGGTATCGGCGATAATTTCTGCCCTCTCATCTTTTGTCCTAGCATTTACCACCAATTTTATGATGTTAATTCTAGGGAATTTATTGTTAGGATTAGGTATCGGACTTTACTGGCCAGCCACAGAAACCATAGTAGCTGATTTAACCACGGGAAAGACCCGCAACGAAGCCTATGCTATCACTCGTTTGGGGGATAATATCGGCTTACAGGTCGGCATTATCATGGGTGGGGTAGTGATTGCCACAACGGGGGCTTATCGACTGTTATTTGTGCTAGATGGATTGTCTTTCCTCATCTTTTTTATAGTGATTTATCTAGCGATAGCGGAAACTTACCAATCCCCTATTATATCAACAGATACCGAATCCGCTGCATCTTCTAATAGTTGGATGGTGGCTTTAAGCGATCGCACCCTATTAATTTATGCAGCAGTCAATATTTTATTTACCTTCTATATGTCGCAAATTCATAGCACCATTCCCCTATATCTTAACAACTTTGTGAAAGCCGAATTTTCCAGCATCACCATTAGCGCCCTGTTTGCCGGACACACAGCGATCGCCATCTTACTTTTACTCCCCATGTCCCGCATTCTTAATCCTCTCAGTCGCCCCCATGCCCTAATTGTATCAGCTATACTATGGGGCATAGGATTTTTAATTACGGGGTTAATGGGAATAGTAAAAACCGGAACTTTAACCTTAGCTATTCTGGGATTAGGAATTTTAGCGATCGCTACAGTTACTTATAGCCCCGCCGCCTCGTCCTTAGCGGCTAATCTGGCCCCGGACTCCCTGCGAGGAATTTATTTAGCTATTAATTCTCAATGTTGGGCGATCGGTTATTTAATCGGCCCCCCTCTTGGGGGATTAGCCCTTGATCAAACCCAGGAAATTATTAGCCAATTTTGGTTAGGATTAGCCCTAAGTGTCTTGATAGCGATCGCCATTTTACAGCATCTGCATAAAACCATGAAGCATCTCAACCACTAA
- a CDS encoding DUF3120 domain-containing protein, with translation MFSNILLAYILTSTQPLWVQQWSWATFVKKAQQSQRWLPFTIAVFLVSVPVFFQAPLVRIWPMLSLIMTGGWLGVSLYLLRTKETELWGDLLFGFSWTWLTGSIYWGWLRWEPLLHLPVESIGVPFAVWCLWRGWGKVGNWFYLGSLFGTAVTDGYFYIAGLIPSWRQLMQVDPSMAMPIFQNAIALAGTPWGISWAVVLAMTLFGVGVFPLQSPEPQWWVFGGAVLSTILVDSLFLVAACFA, from the coding sequence TTGTTTAGCAATATTCTTCTGGCCTACATTCTGACATCAACTCAACCGCTGTGGGTACAGCAGTGGTCTTGGGCAACATTTGTCAAAAAAGCCCAACAGAGTCAAAGGTGGTTACCATTTACGATCGCCGTATTTTTAGTATCAGTCCCAGTATTTTTCCAAGCGCCCCTAGTGAGAATCTGGCCAATGTTGAGCCTAATCATGACCGGGGGATGGTTAGGGGTAAGTTTATATTTACTGAGAACCAAAGAAACGGAATTATGGGGAGATTTGCTATTTGGATTTAGCTGGACTTGGTTAACCGGGTCGATATATTGGGGTTGGCTGAGGTGGGAACCCCTGCTACATTTACCGGTAGAATCGATAGGAGTTCCCTTTGCGGTGTGGTGTCTGTGGCGGGGATGGGGTAAAGTAGGCAATTGGTTTTACCTAGGGTCTCTATTCGGAACCGCCGTTACGGACGGATACTTTTATATAGCAGGTTTAATCCCCAGTTGGCGACAATTAATGCAGGTCGATCCATCAATGGCCATGCCTATATTCCAAAATGCGATCGCCCTAGCAGGAACCCCGTGGGGAATTAGCTGGGCGGTAGTATTAGCCATGACCCTATTCGGAGTAGGAGTATTTCCCCTCCAGTCCCCAGAACCCCAGTGGTGGGTATTTGGCGGCGCAGTTTTAAGCACCATTTTAGTGGATAGCCTATTTTTAGTAGCCGCCTGCTTTGCTTAA
- a CDS encoding Mov34/MPN/PAD-1 family protein, producing the protein MLIITSEQVAKIRNHAEQSYPQECCGLLMGRQDSGDRKMIMEVWSMENAWSPVTAEVFQGLDNSPNITTRQERFTIAPEALMKAQKEGRDRHLSIIGIYHSHPDHTAIPSEFDRVCAWSEYSYIIVSVIGGQATDLLNWCLDTNHQFQAEELIYRD; encoded by the coding sequence ATGTTAATTATCACCTCTGAACAAGTTGCTAAAATTCGGAATCATGCAGAACAAAGTTATCCCCAGGAGTGTTGTGGTTTGCTCATGGGGCGGCAAGACTCAGGCGATCGCAAAATGATTATGGAAGTTTGGTCGATGGAAAATGCTTGGAGTCCAGTCACTGCTGAGGTATTCCAAGGGTTAGACAATAGCCCCAATATAACCACTCGCCAAGAACGTTTTACGATCGCCCCAGAAGCGTTAATGAAAGCGCAAAAGGAGGGACGCGATCGCCATCTTTCGATTATTGGTATATATCATTCGCACCCCGATCATACTGCGATTCCTTCAGAATTTGATCGGGTTTGCGCCTGGTCGGAATACTCCTATATTATTGTTTCTGTGATCGGGGGTCAGGCTACTGACTTACTCAACTGGTGTTTAGATACTAACCATCAGTTTCAAGCTGAAGAATTGATATATAGGGATTAG